The genome window ATTGATTGACTGATTTTAAAATGGGGTTTGTATAATTAGGGCTACTAGCAAAGTGCATAGTATTGGTACTTGGATCTATACATAAATAGAAAGCCTTTGAAGCATCGGCTCCAAAACCAAAGTGAACCCTTGATGGTATTTCAAAACGCTGCCACCAACTAATTATTTGTCCTTGTGTTCCTATTTTTATATCAGTACGAAACATCAGCTCACTTGAATTTCTAAGTCCAAATTTACCTGTATGTGCAGAAAGCGATGTTTTTTTAGAAATAACATTGTTTTTATTGCTTGCATTAACCCAAGGTGTCCAAGGCCATGAATCAGTAGTTTCAAAATTTTCTATAGTGGGAATATTCTCGTCACCTTGTCCGAAAGCTTTGCTACATAAACAAAATAGCAAAATCAGGATTAGTAAGTTTTTGTTCATTGTCATGGGTATTTAGTACATACAGAAAATGGTACTCGGAGTTGGAGTCGAACCATGCATATTCTCATCAAGTCGAACCTATTTATGGTCGGTGAGGACACCAACCATGGGCAGTCAGTATTATTGTATAAACAACAGCTTACCTACTATCGATTTACTGCCATCTTTATTAGCGGCATAAACCACATACACACCTGTTTCTACTTTACTGCCTGCAAAGTTGCGTCCGTTCCATATAGCAAAGCCTCCGTTAGATGTTGTTTCCGCTACCAGGTTACCTGCCACATCGGTAATTTTTACATTTACATTCTCCGCCAATCCTTTAATAGAAATATTGCCGTCAAAACCTGGCTTAATAGGGTTCGGGTAAATCTCTACCCCTTTAAAGCCTTTATCTGCTTCGGTAGCATCGCCCATATAGCTGATAATACCTTTGGCCGTACCAAAAAATACTTCGCCTGTATTGTCGTTAATGCCTATACTTATAATAGCATTATCCAGCAAGGGACTGTTTTTAATGGTAAAGTTTTGCAATACGGTATAACCATCAGGCGATACCAGCCAAACACCATTGTTGGTACCTATCCATTTACGGTTGGCGCCATCTACTTTTATGCTGGTAATGTTTTCACCACCTAAAAAGTTGGCGTATACCAAACCTGCTTTTATCACTATTTGTCTGGAGTCGTACGACTGGCCGTTGTTTTCAAATATTAAATCAGGACTGCTGAAAATACACAAGCCATTGTTAGTACCTACCCACATTTCGCCTTTCCTGTCTTTGCTGATGCAGTTAACCTGGTTACTTGGCATTTCGCCATTGCCTTTTTCTTTGGTCAGTACTTTGTAGCTGTCGTCACCGGTGTTTAATAAATCTTGCCCGTGGTTATAAACCAACAAACCTCCGTCACGCGTATGGGCTATCCATTTATTGTTTAAATCGTCAATGCTGATGGCGCTTACTGCATTGTTACCACCAAAGGCACTACCTACCGAAAAACATTTTAAAGTACCATCTGTGGTGAGCACACAAACAGGTTGTCCGCTTGAGTGGTTGGTTAACCATATATTATTGTCAACGTCCATAGCCAAACCGGCTACACGGCAACTACCTGCAAATACTTCCTGCAATGCACTGTTGCTTTTGTTGTAAACGGCTTCCACTTTCCCGGTCGGGTCCATTTTTACCAAACCGCCACCATACGATGCACCATATAACTTATTGTTATAAGCATCGTAAGTAAGGTTTAAAATATCCCGAATAGAATCAGGCGTAAGGGATAAAGCAGAATTATTGGGATTAACGGTATTGCTCCAAGTGGTGCCATCGTATATATATATGCCATTGTGGTTAAAACCTTCGTTAAAAGAGGGTGCGTAACCACCGGCTGCATACATCAATCCATTGATAAATTTAAAATCCGTAGCCAAACTTTTTAAAGGTCCGTTAGGGGCTATATAATCAATGCCGCCAAACTCGCCACCCGGAAAAAGCTGTAAGCCATAAGAATCGTCAATAGTGGCAAAGCGGTTGTTAGGTAAAACCAAAGCTGAGTTTTTATAGGGACTGCTTGTTTTATCCAATACATTATCAGTATTAATGGTGCTTACAAAGTTGGAGTCAGTAATAACCAACTTGCTGTTATAAACCTGTAAATCGTTTACCACTTTAATGGTTCCGCTGCTTACAGGGGTCCAGTTGTTGGTATCGTATTCCTGTAAAGTACTGTCTATTTCGGCATAAACTTTATTGTTAAAAGTTTCTATTTTATTGCTTTTGGTTGAAGCTTTAATTTTAGTCCAGAAAGTAAAGTCGCT of Bacteroidota bacterium contains these proteins:
- a CDS encoding two-component regulator propeller domain-containing protein; translation: MIKRFFIYLIFALPLFTTAQNKGGLGSWRVHLPYLKNNAVAALGSTVYCGSASGLFSYNESTRETERISKTEGLSDVEVRLLRANAINSMLFIVYQNSNIDLMVNGQVTNMPQIYQRNIIGKKAINDVTFYNGKAYLACSFGITVIDINKAQIFDSYQNIGPNGSTIEILDIAILNNFIYASCIDGIYRANLTTGNLSDFTFWTKIKASTKSNKIETFNNKVYAEIDSTLQEYDTNNWTPVSSGTIKVVNDLQVYNSKLVITDSNFVSTINTDNVLDKTSSPYKNSALVLPNNRFATIDDSYGLQLFPGGEFGGIDYIAPNGPLKSLATDFKFINGLMYAAGGYAPSFNEGFNHNGIYIYDGTTWSNTVNPNNSALSLTPDSIRDILNLTYDAYNNKLYGASYGGGLVKMDPTGKVEAVYNKSNSALQEVFAGSCRVAGLAMDVDNNIWLTNHSSGQPVCVLTTDGTLKCFSVGSAFGGNNAVSAISIDDLNNKWIAHTRDGGLLVYNHGQDLLNTGDDSYKVLTKEKGNGEMPSNQVNCISKDRKGEMWVGTNNGLCIFSSPDLIFENNGQSYDSRQIVIKAGLVYANFLGGENITSIKVDGANRKWIGTNNGVWLVSPDGYTVLQNFTIKNSPLLDNAIISIGINDNTGEVFFGTAKGIISYMGDATEADKGFKGVEIYPNPIKPGFDGNISIKGLAENVNVKITDVAGNLVAETTSNGGFAIWNGRNFAGSKVETGVYVVYAANKDGSKSIVGKLLFIQ